GAGGTTATTGGAGTTACCCGTACCGGAAGTTGAGCTGATGGAATTGATCGGATTCCCGTAGGCATCCGTAAGTACCAGCGTGCCTGAGCCGGTGTTGGCCGTCGAGCTCAATGTCAGCGTCAGAAGGCCCGAGTTAGGCATCTGGAAAGAATAGTACTGGACATTGTCGGGACTGGAGGAAGAGCCCGCGATACCGATGGCTCCCCCATTGGTATAGAGTTGTTCGCTGGTGGCGCTGGTCAGCCCGGGGTTCAGGTATTCCGTGCTGGACAGGAAGGCCCGTCGCATACTGGCGGTGTCGAGTTTGTTCCCCAACCAGGACGTTAACCCGCCCTGATCAGCCTGCCGGAGCAATAGCGCACTGTACATCGAATTAATTGTCGAGGTGCGGAACTCCAGCGAAGTCAGGAAGAGTTGTGCGATCTGAGTTCGAGAATAAGTCGACATCAGAGTAGTCCAGGTATTCAAGCCGGCGGCATCGGCCGAACGATTCAGCACATTTTCGTAGAGGCCTTGAATGAAATTCTGATCGGCCGTCATACTGCTGTTAGTATTTTGCAGACTGTAAAATTCTGGCGAAGCGATGATCGAAGCAATGTACTGTTCTGAGGTCATTTTGCTCAAGCTGGTGAGGCCATTGGCCAGACCACTAGGATCAGCCGCCCGGCCCAAAAACGCCTGATACCAGGCGTTCACTTCGCGCATCTGCGCTTCCTGGGAATTATCGATCGCGTTCGTTACACCGGCCTGCCCTATCGCTGTCAAAGCGGCCTGCCAATTCGCAATTTCTGCCTGGCTGGCGACCCGCTTCAAATCGTTCATGTAGAGCCGTTGGATGAACCAGTCTGCCGAGGAATAGGCGTTCACCGTGGCCATGTTATTTGTGCTGACGTTGACCGTGCTGGTGAAACTGCCTTTGTCGAGGGTATTCGTACCAGTCCCGCCGTTGAGCGTTAAAGTGCTCAAACCGGCCACGCTTCCAGTTTCGTTCAACAGAAACGTCGAATTGCCCGCCCCAGTCGTGACTGTGACGGCCGTTTTGTTCAGCAGATCGACTGGCACAAAGGAGGACGAGGCCAGACCACTATTGGTATTACTGTTGAAGTGATTCAAGAGGAACAGCGGGTCGGTGATTCCCTGATAATCGATGCCGGTCAGTTTCAGGCTGTTGTTACCGTTGATCAGGTCGCCGTTCTGTACGGAGACGACGTTATTGCCCGAAATCGGATTGAAGGTGAAACTCGATGCGGTCAGCGAATCCTGAATCAGCGAGATCGTGTTGAAATTCACTGTGAAAGAACTGCTGCTTCCCGTGGCCGTGATTGTCCCACCGCTGGTGGAACCGGCGGTTTGATTATATGTTTCGCTCAGCGTGACCTTGGGATTACCGATCAAGTTTAACTGATTCTTGCCTTGGCCCCCGGTGTAGTAAATGGGGAGCGCTGTACTCTTCCCGACCACGCCATTCGAGTTATCTATTGTCAGGGTGTCATCGCCGCCGTTCTGAACTTGCGAAGCCGTAACTCCCGTGGGGAGATTTGTCGTGTCCTGAACGTAAATGGCCGTCACATCGGAGAGATTCGCGGTACTGAAGGTCGAGCCGCCATTGTCGCTGAATTGAATTTGAGTCGCGCTCGTCGGGGAAATGCGAACAATGAAACTATCGTTTCCGGGAGTGCCCAAAAGATAGACATTACTCGGGGTCCCCGGGGTCGGGAGATAGATCGACAGCGCCGTTCGATCTTCCAGCGCAGTGAGATGCAACTTCGTCCCCAAATTTTTCGGGGAGCTGTTTTTGTTCGCTTTGCGTCGAATTGATGAGAACATCTTCACTTCCGCCTGTGTCTTTATGTGCAAAAGTAAACTAAGCTAACTGTGCAGAGAGTCCGCTATATCTTTAATTCCGCACGGGAGTCTCTCACTATCCAGCGAAAAGGGGCACCAATAAGTCAGTTCTTATCGATTCGAATCGATTTCAGCGATTTTGATGACTGTAGTGAGTTTAACTTCAAGCCCCACTTCCTTTTGTGGTCCTACCAGCCGCAAGAGAAACGTAATAGGATAACTGGGTAAATTAATTTAAAGATTCCAAAGGCTATGCAATGCTAATCCGGCTCAGTCCGTACATGATGGTCAATCCGGGCACCAGTATCCCCTCTGTGGTCAATATGATCGTGGAGATACCCAAAGGCCGGCGTAGCAAATTCGAGTTGGACAAGGAGACCGGTCTGATCCGCCTCGATCGATACCTTTACAGTTCTTCGGTTTACCCCGGAGACTATGGATTCATCCCGCAGACGCTCGCGGATGACGCCGACCCGCTGGATATGCTTGTGATGGTCAACGAACCGACTTTTAGTGGCTGTTTGATTGAAGCCCGGATTGTCGGAATGTTCCGGATGAAAGATAAAGGGGTCAACGACTTCAAGGTGTTGGGTGTGCCCAATAGCGACCCGCTGTTTGGTCATATCAAGAATCTCGAAGATGTTCCGCCTCACTACCTTCGCGAAGTCGAACATTTTTTCGGCACTTACAAGCAACTCGAAGGCGCCACAACGGAATCTCTGGGCTGGATCGGCGCCACAGAAGGTACGGATGAAGTCCGCAAATGCGTG
The genomic region above belongs to Telmatocola sphagniphila and contains:
- a CDS encoding DUF4214 domain-containing protein gives rise to the protein MFSSIRRKANKNSSPKNLGTKLHLTALEDRTALSIYLPTPGTPSNVYLLGTPGNDSFIVRISPTSATQIQFSDNGGSTFSTANLSDVTAIYVQDTTNLPTGVTASQVQNGGDDTLTIDNSNGVVGKSTALPIYYTGGQGKNQLNLIGNPKVTLSETYNQTAGSTSGGTITATGSSSSFTVNFNTISLIQDSLTASSFTFNPISGNNVVSVQNGDLINGNNSLKLTGIDYQGITDPLFLLNHFNSNTNSGLASSSFVPVDLLNKTAVTVTTGAGNSTFLLNETGSVAGLSTLTLNGGTGTNTLDKGSFTSTVNVSTNNMATVNAYSSADWFIQRLYMNDLKRVASQAEIANWQAALTAIGQAGVTNAIDNSQEAQMREVNAWYQAFLGRAADPSGLANGLTSLSKMTSEQYIASIIASPEFYSLQNTNSSMTADQNFIQGLYENVLNRSADAAGLNTWTTLMSTYSRTQIAQLFLTSLEFRTSTINSMYSALLLRQADQGGLTSWLGNKLDTASMRRAFLSSTEYLNPGLTSATSEQLYTNGGAIGIAGSSSSPDNVQYYSFQMPNSGLLTLTLSSTANTGSGTLVLTDAYGNPINSISSTSGTGNSNNLVVGGRTYYVAVSSASTTAFSFNFTANLAN
- a CDS encoding inorganic diphosphatase → MLIRLSPYMMVNPGTSIPSVVNMIVEIPKGRRSKFELDKETGLIRLDRYLYSSSVYPGDYGFIPQTLADDADPLDMLVMVNEPTFSGCLIEARIVGMFRMKDKGVNDFKVLGVPNSDPLFGHIKNLEDVPPHYLREVEHFFGTYKQLEGATTESLGWIGATEGTDEVRKCVDRFRTSLGTVLG